The Planococcus donghaensis genome contains a region encoding:
- the mdh gene encoding malate dehydrogenase, translated as MTFKRTKISVIGSGFTGATAAFLLAQKELGDVVLVDIPNMEDPAKGKALDMAEAGPVLGFDARIKGTANYEDTKGSDLVIITAGIARKPGMSRDDLVQTNQKVMKSVTAEIVKYSPETTIIVLTNPVDAMTYTVFKASGLPKERVIGQSGVLDTARFRTFVADELDVSVKDVTGFVLGGHGDDMVPLVRYSYAGGVPLEALIAKDRLDEIVARTRKGGAEIVNLLGSGSAYYAPAASLVEMAEAIIKDQRRIMPSIAYLEGEYGMNGIYLGVPTILGAGGIEKIIEIELNKEEQTLLNQSAESVKAVMKVLT; from the coding sequence ATGACATTCAAACGCACGAAAATTTCTGTGATTGGTTCTGGTTTTACTGGGGCGACAGCAGCTTTCTTGCTGGCTCAAAAAGAATTAGGTGATGTCGTGTTAGTGGATATTCCGAATATGGAAGACCCAGCGAAAGGCAAAGCTTTAGATATGGCAGAAGCTGGTCCAGTACTGGGCTTTGATGCCCGCATAAAAGGTACGGCGAATTACGAAGATACAAAAGGCTCAGATTTAGTAATTATTACTGCTGGAATTGCACGTAAGCCAGGTATGAGCCGGGATGATTTGGTTCAAACCAACCAAAAAGTAATGAAGTCTGTAACGGCAGAAATTGTGAAATACTCTCCTGAAACAACAATCATCGTTTTGACAAATCCGGTCGACGCAATGACTTATACCGTATTCAAAGCATCCGGCTTGCCAAAAGAACGTGTAATTGGGCAGTCTGGAGTATTAGACACAGCACGTTTTAGAACTTTTGTGGCCGACGAGCTGGATGTCTCGGTTAAAGATGTTACAGGGTTCGTCCTAGGGGGGCATGGCGATGATATGGTTCCGCTAGTGCGTTATTCTTATGCGGGAGGTGTGCCGTTAGAAGCGTTAATCGCTAAAGATCGTTTAGATGAAATTGTGGCTAGAACGCGTAAAGGTGGTGCTGAAATCGTGAATTTATTAGGAAGTGGTTCGGCTTACTATGCACCAGCCGCTTCGCTTGTAGAAATGGCTGAAGCCATAATAAAAGATCAGCGTCGTATTATGCCTTCTATAGCTTATTTAGAAGGTGAATATGGTATGAATGGTATTTATCTAGGCGTACCAACAATTTTAGGTGCTGGTGGCATTGAAAAAATTATTGAAATCGAGTTGAATAAAGAAGAACAAACCTTGTTAAATCAATCAGCTGAGTCGGTTAAAGCAGTTATGAAAGTATTAACATAA
- a CDS encoding FxsA family protein, translated as MMKWIFLALIIVPSLELALLIWAGSKLGLVATMAIIVATGLLGAFLAKKQGIKAIKDIQAGMNSFQAPGDQLLNAAFILVGGVLLLTPGFISDAIGFTMLFSPTQKIYKPFIYRMIHKKMKNTRVIVG; from the coding sequence ATGATGAAATGGATTTTCCTAGCCTTGATTATTGTACCGTCTCTTGAATTAGCTTTGCTAATTTGGGCAGGAAGCAAGCTTGGATTAGTTGCGACGATGGCAATTATCGTGGCAACTGGTTTGCTGGGTGCTTTTCTTGCCAAAAAACAAGGAATTAAAGCAATAAAAGATATACAAGCAGGAATGAATAGTTTTCAAGCTCCTGGGGATCAATTGTTGAATGCGGCATTTATTTTAGTTGGAGGTGTCCTATTGTTAACGCCTGGGTTTATCTCAGATGCCATAGGATTCACGATGCTTTTTAGTCCAACTCAAAAAATATATAAACCGTTTATTTATCGAATGATTCATAAAAAAATGAAAAACACTCGAGTTATCGTTGGATAA
- a CDS encoding response regulator transcription factor has product MLKKILIIEDEHSIATLLSYNLVQAGFETIIANDGKQGYELALSENPALIVLDLMLPSMDGVEVCKSLRQQKVNTPIIMLTAKGDEFDKVLGLELGADDYMTKPFSPREVVARIKAVLRRASNVPIPQQDSSQPISLGKLDVYPDRFEVFLNKEQLEFTPKEFELLVYLMENKNRVLTRDQLLSAVWKYDFAGDTRIVDVHISHLREKIEENSRKPTFIKTIRGLGYKFEEPKGV; this is encoded by the coding sequence ATGCTGAAAAAAATATTGATTATCGAAGATGAACATTCAATTGCGACATTACTATCTTATAATTTGGTGCAAGCTGGATTTGAAACAATTATTGCTAATGATGGCAAGCAAGGTTATGAACTGGCACTGAGTGAAAATCCAGCGTTGATTGTGTTGGATTTAATGTTGCCATCTATGGATGGTGTAGAAGTTTGTAAATCGTTGCGTCAACAAAAAGTCAATACACCGATCATTATGCTGACAGCTAAAGGTGATGAATTTGATAAAGTATTGGGACTAGAGCTTGGTGCTGATGATTATATGACAAAACCATTTAGTCCACGAGAAGTTGTGGCTCGCATAAAAGCAGTGTTAAGAAGAGCGAGCAATGTGCCAATTCCACAGCAAGATTCTTCTCAACCTATCTCTCTTGGCAAATTGGATGTCTATCCGGATCGTTTTGAAGTATTCCTAAACAAAGAGCAGTTAGAATTTACGCCAAAAGAATTTGAGTTGCTCGTTTATTTGATGGAAAACAAAAATCGCGTACTAACACGTGACCAGCTACTGAGTGCAGTGTGGAAATACGATTTTGCGGGAGATACGCGTATTGTCGATGTTCATATTAGTCATTTGCGTGAGAAAATAGAAGAAAATAGTCGGAAACCAACGTTTATTAAAACAATTCGAGGACTTGGTTATAAATTTGAGGAACCAAAGGGCGTATGA
- the icd gene encoding NADP-dependent isocitrate dehydrogenase has protein sequence MTNGEKISVENGVLNVPNNAVIPYIIGDGTGPDIWNAASRVLEEAVTKAYNGEKSIVWKEVLAGQKAFDETGEWLPEETLEVIREYLIAIKGPLTTPIGGGIRSLNVALRQELDLYTCLRPVRYFEGVPSPVKRPEDTDMVIFRENTEDIYAGIEYANGSDEVKKLIAFLQDEMGVKNIRFPESSGIGIKPISEEGTKRLVRAAINYAITEGRESLTLVHKGNIMKFTEGAFKNWGYEVAEQEFGDKVFTWNEYDAIKDEKGTDAANKAQEEALASGKILVKDSIADIFLQQILTRPSEFDVVATMNLNGDYVSDALAAQVGGIGIAPGANINYDTGHAIFEATHGTAPKYAGLDKVNPSSVILSGVLMLEHLGWAEAAKLITNSMEKTIASKVVTYDFARLMDGATEVKCSEFADELIKNL, from the coding sequence ATGACTAACGGCGAAAAAATTTCAGTAGAAAACGGTGTTTTGAACGTACCTAACAATGCAGTAATTCCATACATTATTGGTGATGGAACTGGACCGGATATTTGGAACGCAGCATCACGCGTTTTAGAAGAAGCAGTAACAAAAGCTTATAACGGCGAAAAATCGATTGTTTGGAAAGAAGTTTTAGCAGGACAAAAAGCATTCGACGAAACTGGCGAATGGCTTCCTGAAGAAACTCTTGAAGTAATCCGTGAATACTTGATCGCAATCAAAGGTCCTTTAACAACACCAATCGGTGGCGGTATTCGTTCATTGAACGTAGCTTTACGTCAAGAATTAGACTTGTACACTTGCTTACGTCCAGTTCGCTACTTTGAAGGTGTACCTTCACCAGTTAAGCGCCCTGAAGATACTGATATGGTTATTTTCCGTGAAAACACTGAAGATATCTACGCAGGTATTGAGTACGCTAACGGTTCAGATGAAGTGAAAAAATTGATCGCCTTCTTACAAGACGAAATGGGCGTTAAAAACATCCGTTTCCCTGAATCTTCAGGTATTGGTATCAAACCAATTTCAGAAGAAGGAACAAAACGTTTAGTTCGTGCTGCAATCAACTATGCAATTACTGAAGGCCGCGAATCATTAACACTTGTTCATAAAGGGAACATCATGAAGTTCACTGAAGGAGCTTTCAAAAACTGGGGCTATGAAGTGGCTGAACAAGAATTCGGCGATAAAGTATTTACATGGAACGAATATGATGCAATTAAAGACGAAAAAGGTACAGACGCTGCGAACAAAGCACAAGAAGAAGCTCTTGCTTCAGGTAAGATTCTTGTTAAAGATTCAATCGCTGATATCTTCTTACAACAAATTCTTACACGTCCAAGCGAGTTCGATGTTGTTGCAACAATGAACTTAAACGGAGACTATGTTTCTGATGCTTTAGCTGCTCAAGTAGGCGGAATTGGTATCGCTCCTGGAGCGAACATCAACTACGATACTGGACATGCGATTTTCGAAGCGACTCACGGAACAGCTCCTAAATACGCTGGTCTTGACAAAGTAAACCCGTCATCTGTTATTCTTTCAGGTGTATTAATGCTTGAACATTTAGGATGGGCTGAAGCTGCTAAATTGATCACTAACTCTATGGAGAAAACAATTGCTTCTAAAGTTGTAACTTATGACTTTGCACGTCTAATGGACGGCGCAACAGAAGTGAAATGTTCTGAGTTTGCTGACGAATTAATCAAAAACCTATAA
- the citZ gene encoding citrate synthase gives MTSSKGLEGVVATQSAISSIIDDTLTYVGYDIDDLAVNASFEEVIYLLWHQRLPKAAELAELKQQLADNMAVPQAVLDHFKTYDIQNVHPMAALRTAVSMLGLFDEEAEVMEPEANYRKAVKIQAKISTLVTAFGRIRSGKEPVAPKTDLSFAANFLYMLSGELPEAIEEEAFNKALVLHADHELNASTFTARVAVATLSDVYSGVTAAIGALKGPLHGGANEQVMKMLTEIGSVENVDNVIHEKLANKEKIMGFGHRVYRNGDPRAKHLREMSQKLTKIRGEEKWYDMSVKINDIVTGEKNLPPNVDFYSASVYHSLNIDHDLFTPIFAVSRTSGWLAHILEQYSNNRLIRPRAEYIGPGMQTYVPVEER, from the coding sequence ATGACATCGTCAAAAGGTTTAGAAGGTGTAGTAGCAACACAATCCGCGATCAGTTCGATCATTGATGACACACTTACATATGTCGGCTATGATATCGATGATTTAGCCGTAAATGCCAGCTTTGAAGAAGTAATTTACCTGTTATGGCACCAGCGCTTGCCAAAAGCAGCTGAATTGGCGGAACTCAAGCAACAATTGGCGGACAACATGGCCGTTCCACAAGCTGTGCTGGATCACTTTAAAACATACGACATTCAAAACGTGCACCCAATGGCGGCACTTCGTACAGCTGTTTCAATGCTTGGCTTGTTCGATGAAGAAGCGGAAGTAATGGAACCAGAAGCAAATTACCGCAAAGCGGTGAAAATCCAAGCAAAAATTTCAACACTCGTAACGGCTTTTGGACGCATTCGCAGCGGCAAAGAACCGGTAGCACCGAAAACAGATTTAAGCTTTGCAGCTAACTTCTTGTACATGTTATCTGGAGAATTGCCAGAAGCAATCGAAGAAGAAGCGTTCAACAAAGCGCTTGTGCTCCATGCAGATCACGAATTAAACGCTTCAACGTTTACTGCGCGCGTTGCTGTCGCGACGTTGTCGGATGTCTACTCAGGTGTTACTGCAGCGATTGGTGCATTAAAAGGACCCCTTCACGGTGGTGCAAACGAACAAGTGATGAAGATGTTAACGGAAATCGGTTCAGTCGAAAACGTTGACAACGTCATCCACGAAAAATTAGCCAACAAAGAAAAAATCATGGGCTTTGGTCACCGCGTATACCGCAATGGCGACCCACGCGCGAAACATTTGCGTGAAATGTCTCAGAAATTGACGAAAATCCGTGGCGAAGAAAAATGGTACGACATGTCTGTAAAAATTAACGACATCGTGACAGGCGAGAAAAACCTGCCACCAAACGTCGATTTCTATTCAGCATCTGTTTACCACAGCCTGAACATTGACCATGATTTGTTTACACCGATTTTCGCGGTTTCGCGTACATCGGGCTGGTTAGCGCATATTTTGGAGCAATACTCAAACAACCGTTTGATCCGCCCACGTGCGGAATACATCGGACCGGGTATGCAAACTTACGTGCCAGTTGAAGAAAGATAA
- the pyk gene encoding pyruvate kinase — MRKTKIVCTIGPASESPEMLERLIEAGMNVARLNFSHGNHEEHAIRIQRIREAADKADKIVGILLDTKGPEIRTHQMENDSIELETGQKIEVSMTEVLGTAERFSITYEQLIEDVHVGSIILLDDGLIELRVESLDTENGIIHTIVENAGTLKSKKGVNVPGVSVQLPGITEKDAQDILFGIEQNVDFIAASFVRRSSDVMEIRGLLEKNDGSHIQIIPKIENREGVDNIDEIIMVSDGLMVARGDLGVEIPAEEVPLVQKSLIDKCNSAGKPVITATQMLDSMQRNPRPTRAEASDVANAIFDGTDAIMLSGETAAGIYPVESVETMDRIAATTEAALNYKQIVSNRRKEKESNMTEAIGQAVAYTALNLKVQAIIAPTESGTTAKMISKYRPGAPIIAVTSSDRPARKLSLVWGVQPIIGPSVESTDELLETAVDESLKHGYVKHGDLVVITAGVPVGHAGTTNLMKVHVIGDILAKGQGIGKTVAFAETVVVRNAEEALAVDTEGKIIVTIGTDRDMMPAINKCAGIITEEGGLTSHAAVVGLSLGIPVIVGVKEATSLIKNNYDITMDSESGIVYHGHASVL; from the coding sequence TTGAGAAAAACAAAAATAGTTTGTACCATTGGCCCGGCAAGTGAATCACCTGAAATGCTGGAACGATTAATTGAAGCAGGTATGAACGTAGCCCGCTTGAACTTTTCGCATGGTAATCATGAAGAACATGCTATACGCATCCAGCGGATTCGTGAAGCTGCTGACAAAGCAGATAAAATTGTTGGGATTTTGTTAGACACAAAAGGTCCGGAAATCCGTACTCATCAAATGGAGAACGATTCCATCGAACTCGAAACAGGTCAAAAGATCGAAGTTTCAATGACAGAAGTACTTGGTACTGCTGAGCGTTTTTCAATTACTTACGAACAATTGATTGAAGATGTTCATGTTGGTTCAATCATTTTATTAGATGATGGTTTGATTGAATTACGTGTTGAAAGCTTAGATACTGAAAATGGAATCATCCATACGATTGTTGAAAATGCTGGAACATTGAAAAGCAAAAAAGGCGTAAACGTTCCAGGTGTATCGGTTCAATTGCCAGGAATTACAGAAAAAGATGCACAAGACATTTTGTTCGGTATCGAGCAAAACGTTGATTTTATTGCTGCTTCATTTGTGAGAAGAAGTTCAGATGTAATGGAAATTCGTGGGTTGCTTGAGAAAAATGATGGCTCACATATTCAAATCATTCCAAAAATCGAAAACCGTGAAGGTGTCGATAATATTGATGAAATCATCATGGTTTCTGATGGGTTAATGGTTGCTCGTGGCGATTTAGGTGTAGAAATTCCTGCAGAAGAAGTGCCATTGGTTCAAAAATCTTTAATCGATAAATGCAATAGTGCAGGTAAACCGGTTATTACAGCAACACAAATGCTAGATTCTATGCAACGTAACCCGCGTCCAACGCGCGCTGAGGCAAGTGATGTTGCCAATGCAATTTTTGATGGTACAGATGCAATTATGCTTTCTGGTGAGACGGCAGCAGGGATTTATCCAGTTGAATCTGTTGAAACGATGGACCGTATCGCAGCAACAACTGAAGCTGCATTAAATTATAAGCAAATTGTTTCAAACAGAAGAAAAGAAAAAGAATCGAATATGACCGAAGCTATTGGTCAAGCTGTTGCCTACACTGCTTTAAACTTAAAAGTACAAGCGATTATTGCACCAACTGAGAGCGGCACAACAGCTAAAATGATTTCTAAATATCGTCCAGGAGCACCAATTATTGCCGTAACGTCTTCAGATCGTCCAGCTCGTAAATTATCGTTAGTCTGGGGAGTTCAGCCAATTATTGGTCCATCAGTAGAATCTACAGATGAATTGTTAGAAACAGCTGTGGATGAGAGCTTGAAACACGGTTATGTAAAACATGGCGATCTTGTTGTGATTACTGCAGGTGTTCCGGTAGGACATGCAGGAACAACGAACTTGATGAAGGTTCATGTAATTGGCGATATCTTGGCAAAAGGTCAAGGAATTGGCAAAACAGTCGCGTTCGCTGAAACTGTCGTTGTTCGCAATGCAGAAGAAGCATTAGCGGTAGACACAGAAGGCAAAATCATTGTTACTATTGGAACAGATCGTGACATGATGCCGGCGATCAACAAATGCGCAGGTATTATTACTGAAGAAGGTGGCTTAACGAGCCATGCAGCAGTTGTGGGCTTGAGTCTTGGAATCCCAGTAATTGTTGGTGTTAAAGAAGCCACTTCACTTATCAAGAATAATTATGATATAACAATGGATTCAGAATCAGGCATAGTTTATCACGGCCATGCGAGCGTTCTGTAA
- a CDS encoding MaoC/PaaZ C-terminal domain-containing protein gives MLLGKKRKLGRRVEDIKIGENLKLTEKVEDKDLLLYLGLTNDSNPLYIQHDYASQTAFEKPVVPNIMLTGILTSAISKYIPGPGSYITSQQLNFLKPVYHYATIDFTLEVVEVDIVHNRVNVQVEGIDEQGEIVVQGQITANPPRTIE, from the coding sequence TTGTTGCTTGGGAAAAAGCGGAAATTAGGTCGACGTGTGGAAGACATCAAAATTGGTGAGAACTTAAAGCTGACTGAAAAAGTTGAAGACAAGGATCTTCTTCTTTATCTTGGTTTAACGAATGATAGTAATCCGTTATATATTCAACATGATTACGCGTCTCAGACAGCTTTTGAAAAGCCTGTCGTACCGAATATTATGTTGACGGGTATTTTAACATCTGCGATCTCAAAATATATACCAGGGCCTGGGTCGTACATTACTAGCCAACAGTTGAATTTTTTGAAACCTGTCTATCATTACGCGACAATCGACTTTACATTGGAAGTTGTCGAAGTGGATATCGTGCACAATAGAGTGAACGTCCAAGTTGAAGGAATCGATGAACAAGGTGAGATTGTAGTGCAAGGACAAATTACTGCTAATCCGCCCCGGACAATTGAATAA